From a single Nostoc sp. MS1 genomic region:
- the pstB gene encoding phosphate ABC transporter ATP-binding protein PstB — MATNTSTLNSTETVLKAENLNIYYGKFLALQNIWLDIPKNKVTAFIGPSGCGKSTLLRCYNRLNDLIESFRAEGKILYYDKNLYAQDIDPVEVRRRIGMVFQRPNPFPKSIYDNITYGAKINGYKGNMDELVESSLRKAALWDEVKDKLRQSGSSLSGGQQQRLCIARAIAVQPEIILMDEPCSALDPISTLRVEELIHELKEQYTIVIVTHNMQQAARVSDMTAFFNVKSTDGGGRSGYLVEFDATESIFNNPQQEDTRDYVSGRFG, encoded by the coding sequence ATGGCTACAAATACTAGCACTCTCAATAGCACAGAAACAGTTCTCAAAGCTGAAAATCTTAACATTTACTACGGTAAATTCCTGGCTTTACAAAATATTTGGCTAGATATTCCCAAAAATAAGGTCACAGCCTTTATTGGCCCTTCTGGTTGCGGTAAAAGTACCTTGTTGCGGTGTTATAACCGCCTCAATGACCTAATTGAATCTTTCCGGGCTGAAGGTAAGATTTTATACTACGACAAGAACTTGTACGCTCAAGATATTGATCCAGTAGAAGTCCGTCGCCGGATTGGAATGGTGTTTCAAAGACCAAATCCATTTCCTAAATCAATTTATGACAATATCACCTATGGAGCCAAGATTAATGGCTACAAAGGTAATATGGATGAGTTGGTAGAAAGTAGCTTACGCAAAGCAGCATTGTGGGATGAAGTCAAGGATAAACTGCGCCAAAGTGGCTCATCTTTATCTGGTGGACAACAACAGCGTTTATGTATTGCTAGAGCGATCGCAGTTCAACCAGAGATTATACTTATGGATGAACCTTGCTCTGCGTTAGACCCCATCTCTACCCTACGTGTAGAAGAACTCATCCACGAACTCAAAGAACAATACACCATCGTCATCGTTACCCACAATATGCAGCAAGCAGCGCGGGTATCTGACATGACAGCCTTTTTTAACGTTAAGTCAACAGATGGAGGTGGTCGTAGCGGCTATTTGGTAGAATTTGATGCTACCGAATCAATTTTCAATAATCCCCAGCAAGAAGATACTAGAGATTACGTTAGCGGCAGATTCGGTTAA
- the hypE gene encoding hydrogenase expression/formation protein HypE: MDFSTDNIPQNSLFQKIEQARRRQAKVKDTHITLAHGSGGKAMRDLIDDIFVSNFDNPILSQLEDQATFNLSSLLQQGDRLAFTTDSYVVDPLFFPGSDIGELAINGTVNDLAVSGAKPLYLTCSVILEEGLPTQTLRRIATSMKAAAQKAGVQIVTGDTKVVHRGCADKLFINTAGIGIIPAGINISAHNIQPGDAIIVNGELGNHGAAILIARGELALESNIESDCQPLHDLVATILNVCPQIHAMRDATRGGLATVLNEFSNSSNVGIRIHEEFIPVREEVKGICEILGLDPLYLANEGKLVIVVKSEQAQTVLAAMKSHPLGQNACIIGEVIASPPGVVLLKTAFGTERIVDMLVGDQLPRIC; encoded by the coding sequence ATGGATTTCTCCACTGATAACATTCCCCAAAATTCTCTATTTCAAAAAATCGAACAAGCCCGCCGTCGCCAAGCTAAAGTTAAAGATACACATATCACACTGGCACATGGTAGTGGCGGTAAAGCCATGCGCGATTTAATTGATGATATCTTTGTTAGTAATTTTGATAATCCCATACTCTCCCAATTAGAAGACCAAGCCACTTTCAATTTATCTAGTCTTTTACAACAGGGAGATAGACTGGCTTTTACTACAGATTCTTATGTGGTAGATCCTCTATTTTTCCCTGGTAGTGATATAGGAGAATTAGCTATAAATGGCACAGTTAATGATTTAGCTGTCAGTGGTGCTAAACCTTTATATCTCACCTGTAGCGTAATTTTAGAAGAAGGACTGCCAACCCAAACCTTAAGACGTATCGCCACGAGCATGAAAGCAGCCGCACAAAAAGCTGGAGTGCAAATTGTCACAGGTGATACCAAAGTCGTCCATCGTGGCTGTGCAGATAAGCTTTTTATTAACACTGCTGGTATTGGTATTATCCCAGCCGGAATTAATATTTCTGCACACAATATTCAACCTGGAGATGCCATAATTGTTAATGGTGAACTGGGTAATCATGGGGCAGCAATTTTAATTGCTCGTGGGGAATTAGCCTTAGAAAGTAATATAGAAAGTGATTGTCAACCATTACATGATTTAGTAGCAACTATTCTCAATGTTTGCCCCCAAATTCATGCCATGAGAGATGCTACACGGGGCGGTTTAGCCACAGTCTTAAATGAATTTTCTAATAGTTCTAATGTAGGAATACGTATACACGAAGAATTTATTCCAGTGCGGGAAGAAGTTAAAGGAATTTGCGAAATTTTGGGTTTAGACCCATTATATTTAGCCAATGAAGGGAAATTAGTAATAGTAGTTAAGAGTGAACAAGCACAAACCGTCCTAGCCGCAATGAAATCTCATCCATTAGGACAAAATGCGTGTATTATTGGTGAGGTTATTGCTTCTCCTCCAGGGGTGGTATTGTTAAAAACTGCTTTCGGCACAGAACGGATTGTTGATATGCTAGTTGGCGACCAACTACCACGAATTTGTTAA
- the pstC gene encoding phosphate ABC transporter permease subunit PstC produces the protein MATNSQNLPSAIKSRSEAEKSIDRGFIWLTRIFALAIAGILLWIAVQVTIAAWPAIQQFGAGFLTKRTWNPVNDDYGVLAPVYGTIVSSFIGLLLAVPIGVGTAVLLSEDFLPVKVRTVLVFLVELLAAIPSVVYGVWGIFVLVPILSNLGRWLNSTLGWLPIFSTAPTGPGMLPAGVILAIMTLPIITAISRDALISVPPSLRQASLGLGATRWETIFQVLIPSAFSGIVSAVMLALGRAMGETMAVTMLIGNSNNLSASLLAPANTISSLLANQFSEASGLQVAALMYAALVLFILTLIVNILAELIVIRVKRI, from the coding sequence ATGGCTACAAACTCTCAAAATTTGCCATCAGCTATCAAAAGTCGTTCTGAAGCTGAAAAATCTATAGATCGAGGCTTTATTTGGCTGACTCGGATTTTTGCTTTGGCGATCGCCGGCATTTTATTATGGATAGCGGTACAAGTCACTATTGCCGCTTGGCCAGCGATACAGCAATTCGGGGCTGGTTTTTTAACTAAACGTACCTGGAATCCAGTTAATGATGATTATGGCGTATTAGCCCCAGTTTACGGAACTATTGTTAGCTCATTTATCGGGTTATTGCTAGCAGTACCTATCGGCGTAGGAACAGCTGTATTATTGAGTGAAGACTTCCTACCCGTCAAGGTACGTACTGTATTAGTGTTTTTAGTAGAGTTGCTGGCGGCTATTCCCAGTGTTGTTTATGGAGTCTGGGGTATTTTTGTATTAGTACCAATTTTAAGTAATCTCGGCAGGTGGCTCAACAGCACGTTGGGTTGGTTGCCAATTTTTAGCACCGCTCCCACAGGCCCAGGAATGTTACCTGCGGGGGTCATTTTGGCAATTATGACTTTGCCTATTATTACTGCTATCTCCCGTGATGCTTTAATTTCTGTGCCACCAAGTTTGCGCCAAGCATCATTAGGATTAGGAGCGACGCGCTGGGAAACAATTTTTCAAGTGCTTATTCCCTCAGCATTTTCTGGTATTGTCAGTGCTGTGATGCTGGCACTAGGTAGAGCAATGGGCGAAACGATGGCTGTCACCATGTTGATTGGTAACTCCAACAATCTCAGCGCCTCCCTGTTAGCACCAGCCAATACCATTTCTTCTCTACTGGCAAACCAATTTTCGGAAGCGAGTGGTTTGCAAGTTGCGGCATTGATGTATGCGGCTTTAGTTTTATTTATTCTGACTTTAATTGTAAATATTCTGGCTGAATTAATAGTTATCCGAGTCAAGCGAATTTAG
- the hypD gene encoding hydrogenase formation protein HypD produces the protein MKYVDEFREPEKAEALRREIEKLSQQINKHIKIMEVCGGHTHSIFKYGIEEILPANVELIHGPGCPVCVMPKGRLDDAIAISQNPNVILATFGDTMRVPGSKTSLLQAKATGADIRMVYSPLDSLQIAKNNPDKEVVFFALGFETTAPSTAFTILQAAAENITNFSMFCNHVLVIPALQALLNNPNLQLDGFVGPGHVSMVIGTDPYEFIAQKYHKPIVVSGFEPLDILQSIWMLLQQIVENRCEVENQYNRLVQKSGNQIALEAMNKVFAVRDTFAWRGLDEIPYSGLKIRDEYAQFDAELKFIIPNRKVADHKACQCGEILKGVLKPWQCKVFGTACTPETPIGTCMVSSEGACAAYYKYGRFSKTLQKQTTEKPKVTISS, from the coding sequence ATGAAATACGTCGATGAATTTCGGGAACCAGAAAAAGCAGAAGCCTTACGCCGGGAAATTGAAAAACTCAGCCAGCAAATAAATAAACATATAAAAATTATGGAAGTATGCGGTGGGCATACTCACTCTATTTTCAAATATGGTATTGAAGAAATATTACCAGCCAATGTCGAACTAATTCATGGCCCAGGTTGCCCAGTGTGCGTTATGCCAAAGGGTAGGTTAGATGATGCGATCGCAATTTCTCAAAACCCCAACGTCATCTTAGCAACCTTTGGCGACACCATGCGCGTTCCCGGTTCCAAAACCAGCTTGCTGCAAGCCAAAGCTACAGGCGCAGATATCCGCATGGTTTACTCCCCCCTAGATAGCCTGCAAATTGCCAAAAATAATCCAGATAAAGAAGTTGTATTTTTTGCTTTAGGCTTTGAAACCACAGCCCCCAGCACGGCCTTTACCATCCTTCAAGCTGCGGCGGAAAACATCACTAATTTTAGTATGTTTTGCAATCACGTTCTGGTAATTCCCGCCCTGCAAGCCTTATTAAATAACCCTAATTTACAACTAGATGGATTTGTCGGCCCTGGCCATGTGAGTATGGTAATTGGCACAGATCCTTATGAATTTATTGCCCAAAAATATCATAAACCTATAGTTGTTTCCGGCTTTGAACCATTAGATATTTTGCAATCTATTTGGATGCTGCTACAACAAATAGTAGAAAATCGCTGTGAAGTAGAAAATCAATATAATAGATTAGTCCAAAAATCTGGTAATCAAATAGCTCTAGAAGCCATGAACAAAGTGTTTGCAGTCCGCGACACATTTGCATGGCGGGGCTTAGATGAAATCCCCTATTCTGGCTTAAAAATTAGAGATGAATATGCTCAATTTGATGCCGAATTAAAATTTATCATTCCTAATCGTAAAGTTGCCGATCATAAAGCTTGTCAGTGTGGCGAAATACTCAAAGGAGTCCTCAAACCTTGGCAGTGTAAAGTATTTGGTACAGCTTGTACACCAGAAACACCAATAGGTACTTGTATGGTGTCATCAGAAGGAGCTTGTGCAGCATACTATAAATATGGCAGATTCTCGAAAACTTTGCAAAAACAAACAACCGAGAAGCCTAAAGTGACTATCTCTTCATAA
- a CDS encoding HypC/HybG/HupF family hydrogenase formation chaperone, which yields MCLGIPGQIVEITDINNKLAIVDVGGVKRQVNIACIVDEQHPPEACLGDWVLVHVGFAMNRINEQEAAETLKLLEEIASVMS from the coding sequence ATGTGTTTAGGAATCCCCGGACAAATAGTCGAAATCACCGACATCAACAATAAACTAGCCATAGTTGATGTCGGCGGAGTCAAACGCCAAGTAAACATCGCCTGCATCGTAGATGAACAACATCCCCCCGAAGCATGTTTAGGAGATTGGGTATTAGTTCACGTCGGCTTCGCCATGAATAGAATTAACGAACAAGAAGCAGCAGAAACCCTAAAACTATTAGAAGAAATTGCTTCAGTTATGAGTTAG
- the hypB gene encoding hydrogenase nickel incorporation protein HypB, whose amino-acid sequence MCVSCGCSDDAEGTVTNLETGEMEHNHHHSHTLPDGTVITHTHTQYHHREHDPSQLHAKIHGTTISLEQEILGKNNLLAAQNRGWFKGRNILALNLMSSPGAGKTTLLTRTINDLKQQLPISVIEGDQETINDAKRIKETGCKVVQINTGTGCHLDASMIERGLQQLNPPMNSVLMIENVGNLVCPALFDLGEQAKVVILSVTEGEDKPIKYPHMFRASEVMILTKIDLLPYVQFDVQRCIEYAQQVNPNIQIFQVSATTGAGLDIWYKWLTEKVTNSLQPV is encoded by the coding sequence ATGTGTGTAAGCTGCGGTTGTTCTGATGATGCTGAAGGTACAGTTACTAATTTAGAAACAGGTGAAATGGAACACAACCATCATCATAGCCACACTTTACCAGATGGTACTGTTATCACTCATACACACACTCAATACCATCACCGTGAGCATGACCCTTCACAACTTCATGCTAAAATTCATGGCACAACTATATCTTTAGAACAAGAGATTTTAGGTAAAAATAATCTATTAGCAGCCCAAAATCGGGGATGGTTTAAAGGGCGAAATATTCTCGCTTTAAATTTAATGAGTTCCCCTGGTGCGGGTAAAACAACTCTCTTAACTCGTACTATCAATGACCTCAAGCAGCAATTACCTATAAGCGTCATTGAAGGCGACCAAGAAACAATTAATGATGCTAAAAGAATCAAGGAAACAGGCTGTAAAGTTGTGCAAATTAACACAGGTACAGGCTGTCATTTGGATGCTTCGATGATTGAAAGGGGTTTACAACAATTAAACCCGCCGATGAACTCAGTATTGATGATTGAAAATGTTGGTAATTTAGTTTGTCCTGCTTTGTTTGATTTAGGAGAACAGGCAAAAGTTGTAATTTTGTCAGTGACGGAAGGAGAGGATAAACCCATTAAGTATCCCCATATGTTCCGCGCTAGTGAAGTGATGATTCTTACGAAAATAGATTTATTGCCTTATGTGCAGTTCGATGTGCAGCGTTGTATAGAATATGCACAACAAGTAAATCCTAACATACAAATTTTTCAAGTTTCTGCAACCACAGGCGCAGGCTTAGATATTTGGTACAAATGGCTAACTGAGAAAGTAACTAATTCATTACAACCAGTTTAA
- the pstA gene encoding phosphate ABC transporter permease PstA codes for MNTDFPERSLSRAPMSGRTLFNTAMTGIAFLCGALALLPLLAVLSYVIIKGFSSLNLSIFTELPPAPLRQGGGFGNAILGTILMVGIGALISIPLGVIAAIYLTEFSSGKISRWIRFATNVLSGVPSIIAGVFAYGVVVLTLVKLNLGSYSALGGGFALAILMLPIIVRTTDEALQLVSQDLRQASVGLGATNFQTVTQVVLPAALPAIVTGSTLSIARAAGETAPLLFTALFSSFWIDWRNPLFQPTASLAVLVYNFAISPFKNWQSLAWAASLILVLMVLITSIIARWATRQKA; via the coding sequence ATGAATACTGATTTTCCTGAAAGGAGTTTAAGTCGCGCTCCCATGTCTGGACGGACGCTGTTTAATACGGCGATGACAGGGATAGCGTTTTTATGCGGAGCTTTAGCACTTCTACCCTTGTTGGCAGTGTTATCTTATGTAATTATCAAAGGTTTTAGCAGCCTGAATTTGAGCATATTTACTGAACTACCTCCCGCTCCTTTAAGACAAGGAGGTGGTTTTGGTAATGCTATATTAGGTACAATTCTAATGGTAGGAATTGGTGCATTAATTAGTATTCCATTAGGTGTGATAGCAGCAATCTATCTAACAGAATTTAGTTCTGGTAAAATATCTAGGTGGATCAGATTTGCGACTAATGTTCTCAGTGGTGTTCCCTCCATCATTGCTGGGGTATTTGCTTATGGGGTTGTAGTTCTCACATTAGTAAAGCTGAATTTAGGTTCATATTCAGCTCTAGGTGGAGGATTTGCATTGGCAATCTTAATGTTGCCAATTATTGTGAGAACTACAGATGAAGCTTTACAACTAGTTTCACAAGATTTACGACAAGCATCCGTAGGATTAGGAGCCACTAATTTCCAGACAGTAACACAAGTTGTCTTGCCAGCTGCCCTCCCGGCAATTGTTACAGGATCAACATTGTCAATTGCCCGTGCGGCTGGCGAAACTGCCCCTCTGTTGTTTACTGCGTTATTTTCATCATTTTGGATTGATTGGCGTAATCCTCTATTCCAACCGACAGCTTCTCTGGCTGTTCTGGTTTACAACTTTGCCATTTCTCCGTTTAAAAATTGGCAGTCATTAGCTTGGGCTGCATCTTTAATTTTGGTGTTGATGGTTCTCATCACCAGTATTATTGCTCGCTGGGCGACTCGTCAAAAAGCTTAA
- a CDS encoding hydrogenase maturation nickel metallochaperone HypA, producing the protein MHELGITQNIVAIVNEYAQGSKVQRVLVEIGKLSAIMPDAIRFCFDICSQGTALEGAVLEILEIPGLAKCRQCGTEIALEKPFGLCGCGSVHLDLITGEELKIKEIEVEEVCV; encoded by the coding sequence ATGCACGAACTAGGAATTACCCAAAACATTGTCGCTATTGTTAATGAATATGCTCAAGGCTCAAAAGTACAGCGAGTTTTAGTAGAAATTGGCAAACTTTCCGCTATCATGCCAGATGCTATCCGATTTTGTTTTGATATTTGTAGTCAAGGTACAGCATTAGAAGGCGCAGTATTAGAAATTTTGGAAATTCCTGGTTTGGCTAAATGTCGTCAATGTGGTACAGAAATTGCTCTAGAAAAACCATTTGGCCTTTGTGGCTGTGGTAGTGTGCATTTAGATTTAATTACGGGTGAAGAACTCAAAATTAAGGAGATAGAGGTCGAAGAAGTATGTGTGTAA
- the hypF gene encoding carbamoyltransferase HypF codes for MAAEEIRVCGTVQGVGFRPTVYRLAKACGLRGDVCNDGQGVLIRVSGSEAALTQFVSRLQQECPPLAKINELIRTPYEGELNFDDFVISPSVNSTARTEIPPDAATCPECQREIFDPFSRFYRYPFTNCTHCGPRLSIIRAIPYDRCNTSMSAFVMCPECEKEYHNVENRRFHAQPVACHTCGPKAWLERADGKPVTASMFSMLDDVDAVCTLLQKGEIVAIKGIGGIHLACDATQETAVQKLRQRKKRYAKPFALMARDIGIIKQYCLVNDREKELLASPAAPIVLLEKRQLRIDNWENKLNNSPSTPHSPLPTPHPIVPSVAPGENTLGFMLPYTPLHHLILKRMNRPIVLTSGNLSDEPQCIDNDEAKEKLGKIADYFLLHNREIVNRVDDSIVRVVEDKIQIIRRARGYAPAPIKLPPGFDNVSQILAMGSELKNTFCLLREGEAIISQHVGDLENAAAFNAYQNTLNLYLNLFQHKPQAIAIDLHPEYLSTKLGKELAAANTIPLHSIQHHHAHIAACMAENSIPIDTNPVLGIAFDGLGYGADGTIWGGEFLLADYRQFQRLATFKTVAMIGGEQAIYQPWRNTYAHLLNANLWDNCCQEYSELEIIKLLQQKPISLLNQLVEKGINTPLASSVGRLFDAVAAAIGICPEQCSYEGQAAIALEAIADVTTLNHPKEIGIYPFHFIFSDNIYCIDPSPMWQLLLDDLKQQTPQQVIAAKFHLSLANVILETVKKLRQQNSFNQVVLTGGVFQNKLLLQLVTEQLKKLEINTLTHSQIPTNDGGISLGQSVITAAQILNN; via the coding sequence ATGGCTGCTGAGGAAATCAGAGTTTGTGGTACTGTCCAAGGTGTAGGGTTTCGTCCTACTGTGTATCGTTTGGCCAAAGCCTGCGGTTTACGGGGGGATGTTTGTAATGATGGACAGGGTGTGTTAATTCGCGTCTCTGGTAGTGAAGCAGCTTTAACACAATTCGTTTCTAGATTACAGCAAGAATGTCCACCACTAGCGAAAATTAACGAACTCATCAGAACACCATACGAGGGTGAATTAAACTTTGATGATTTTGTGATTTCTCCTAGTGTAAATAGTACCGCCAGAACAGAAATTCCCCCAGATGCGGCTACTTGTCCCGAATGTCAGCGAGAAATATTTGACCCCTTTAGCCGCTTTTATCGTTATCCCTTTACTAACTGTACCCATTGCGGCCCCCGTTTAAGCATCATTCGCGCCATTCCCTATGACAGATGCAACACCAGTATGTCTGCATTTGTTATGTGTCCAGAATGTGAGAAGGAATACCACAATGTTGAAAACCGCCGCTTTCACGCCCAACCCGTAGCCTGTCACACCTGCGGCCCCAAAGCTTGGCTAGAACGCGCTGATGGTAAACCCGTAACCGCTTCCATGTTCTCAATGTTGGATGATGTGGATGCTGTTTGTACCTTGTTGCAGAAAGGTGAAATCGTCGCCATTAAAGGCATAGGCGGTATCCATCTGGCCTGTGATGCAACGCAAGAGACGGCTGTACAGAAATTGCGCCAGCGTAAAAAAAGATATGCTAAACCCTTCGCATTAATGGCGCGGGACATTGGCATTATTAAACAGTATTGTCTAGTTAATGATAGAGAAAAAGAACTATTAGCCAGTCCAGCCGCACCAATTGTTTTATTGGAGAAAAGGCAACTGAGGATTGATAACTGGGAAAATAAGCTAAATAATTCTCCCTCCACTCCCCACTCACCACTCCCCACTCCCCACCCCATCGTCCCATCTGTCGCCCCAGGAGAAAATACGTTGGGCTTCATGCTACCTTACACGCCGTTACATCATTTAATTCTCAAGCGAATGAACCGCCCAATTGTATTAACAAGTGGGAATCTTTCTGATGAACCGCAATGTATAGATAATGATGAGGCTAAGGAAAAGTTAGGGAAAATAGCTGATTATTTCTTACTACATAATCGGGAAATTGTTAACCGAGTCGATGATTCTATTGTGCGGGTGGTTGAAGATAAAATTCAAATCATTCGTCGCGCTAGGGGTTATGCACCTGCACCGATTAAATTACCGCCAGGATTTGATAATGTTTCCCAGATTTTAGCAATGGGTAGTGAGTTAAAAAATACCTTTTGTTTATTACGAGAAGGCGAAGCAATTATATCTCAACATGTGGGTGATTTAGAAAATGCTGCCGCATTTAATGCTTATCAAAATACACTCAATTTATACTTAAATCTATTTCAACATAAACCGCAAGCGATCGCCATTGATTTACACCCCGAATATTTATCAACTAAGCTCGGCAAAGAATTAGCAGCAGCTAACACAATCCCCCTGCATTCTATCCAACATCATCACGCCCATATTGCCGCTTGTATGGCAGAAAATAGCATACCCATAGATACAAATCCAGTTTTAGGTATTGCCTTTGACGGTTTAGGTTATGGTGCGGATGGTACAATTTGGGGTGGAGAATTTCTTTTAGCTGACTATCGTCAATTTCAACGCCTAGCTACATTTAAGACAGTGGCAATGATAGGCGGTGAACAGGCAATTTACCAACCTTGGCGCAATACCTACGCCCACTTATTAAATGCCAATCTTTGGGATAATTGTTGCCAAGAATACAGCGAGTTAGAGATTATCAAACTTTTACAGCAAAAGCCGATAAGTTTACTCAATCAACTTGTAGAAAAAGGTATTAATACCCCTCTAGCTTCTTCAGTAGGACGGCTGTTTGATGCTGTAGCTGCGGCTATTGGCATTTGTCCAGAACAATGCAGCTATGAAGGACAGGCGGCGATCGCACTAGAAGCCATAGCGGATGTCACTACATTAAATCATCCTAAAGAAATAGGAATATATCCCTTTCATTTTATCTTTTCGGATAATATTTATTGTATAGACCCCAGCCCCATGTGGCAATTATTGCTTGATGACTTAAAACAGCAAACTCCACAACAAGTTATAGCTGCTAAATTTCATCTAAGTTTAGCTAATGTCATCTTGGAGACAGTCAAAAAACTCCGTCAACAAAACTCATTTAATCAAGTCGTTCTGACAGGGGGAGTATTTCAAAATAAACTCTTATTACAACTAGTAACCGAGCAACTAAAAAAATTAGAAATTAATACCCTCACCCATAGCCAAATTCCCACAAACGACGGCGGAATCTCACTAGGACAATCAGTAATAACAGCCGCACAAATTTTAAATAATTAA
- a CDS encoding tautomerase family protein encodes MPFVTVKIARGHSIEKKRHLVEAITNALVTALDTKPEWITVHIDEFERENWAVNGILHCDRHRGRHDETGR; translated from the coding sequence ATGCCATTTGTCACCGTCAAAATTGCCAGAGGACATTCCATCGAAAAAAAACGGCATTTAGTAGAAGCAATTACTAACGCCTTAGTCACAGCTTTGGATACTAAACCAGAATGGATAACTGTTCATATTGATGAATTTGAACGCGAAAACTGGGCTGTAAATGGTATTTTACATTGTGATAGACATCGTGGCAGACACGACGAAACAGGTAGATAG